In one Fibrobacter sp. UWB5 genomic region, the following are encoded:
- a CDS encoding helix-turn-helix domain-containing protein, translating into MASEILRQTVSMKLKNVLAIGETVAVEFKRAGGRVGDDVYESVCAFLNRFGGDIYLGVLDNGKVEGVPENAAIDMIKNIINVANNPTLWKTMCLE; encoded by the coding sequence ATGGCAAGTGAAATCTTACGACAAACAGTTTCAATGAAACTTAAAAACGTTCTTGCAATCGGAGAAACTGTCGCTGTAGAATTCAAGCGCGCTGGCGGTCGTGTTGGCGACGATGTTTATGAGTCTGTGTGTGCTTTCTTAAATCGTTTCGGTGGCGATATTTATCTCGGGGTCCTTGATAATGGTAAAGTTGAGGGCGTTCCAGAAAATGCGGCTATCGATATGATCAAGAACATCATCAATGTTGCGAATAATCCGACTCTATGGAAGACGATGTGTTTAGAATAA
- a CDS encoding winged helix-turn-helix transcriptional regulator, with protein sequence MEDDVFRITVSLNDYVGEPRNEEVNNRVNNGVNNRVNSKFSEIQQKIINVLREKPAITQREMSKCISISLVHINKNMRALQKMGAVSRVGNNKQGSWIVNEEKEKS encoded by the coding sequence ATGGAAGACGATGTGTTTAGAATAACAGTATCGCTGAATGATTATGTGGGAGAGCCTCGAAATGAAGAGGTTAACAATAGGGTTAACAATGGGGTTAACAATAGGGTTAACAGTAAATTCAGTGAGATTCAGCAAAAAATTATTAATGTATTGCGTGAAAAACCAGCAATAACGCAAAGGGAAATGTCCAAGTGCATATCCATTTCTCTTGTACATATAAATAAGAATATGAGAGCTTTGCAAAAAATGGGGGCCGTTAGCCGTGTTGGCAATAATAAACAGGGATCATGGATAGTTAATGAAGAAAAGGAGAAGTCTTAG
- a CDS encoding polysaccharide lyase has protein sequence MSMKIHHTFVAALAVALMQASAFAQTASDTVSFVNFENRDVGVYGNAEAKEDFKRNDYDKSWWYAMDKNNGENSKIVYDGEEHGNVLQLKYPKGCVGPNDNDTPACAAQIIQPLVKTADTMWSAYDIFFEDGFEFQLGGKLPGLCGGKCYTGNAMPETGDGWSARIMWRKDGNAVQLIYFMGQESVYGDDFKWNLNGTIPQKVFTTGTWHRIVNKVSMNTIASPGNGDKNGRVQTWLDGELVLDVDTLRLRDYDTVKVDKFYLSTFHGGSSAEWAPTHDCFIRYDNFTVSTDSIAVTASATTADSSVRDTSDVERIWAQTQNRATIVPVETYRIDGTLVGRKNTHPDATTHQLKNGKRVKVGR, from the coding sequence TCCACCACACCTTCGTCGCGGCACTCGCTGTCGCGCTTATGCAAGCGTCCGCCTTCGCGCAGACTGCGTCCGACACCGTCTCGTTCGTGAACTTCGAGAACCGCGATGTCGGCGTGTACGGCAATGCAGAGGCCAAGGAAGACTTCAAGCGCAACGACTACGACAAAAGTTGGTGGTACGCCATGGACAAGAACAATGGCGAAAACTCCAAGATCGTTTACGACGGCGAGGAACACGGCAACGTACTGCAGCTCAAGTACCCCAAGGGCTGCGTAGGCCCGAATGACAACGACACGCCCGCCTGCGCCGCGCAAATCATCCAACCCCTTGTAAAGACCGCCGACACCATGTGGAGCGCCTACGACATATTCTTCGAAGACGGATTCGAGTTCCAGCTCGGCGGAAAGCTCCCCGGCCTATGCGGCGGCAAGTGCTACACCGGCAACGCCATGCCCGAAACCGGCGACGGCTGGAGCGCACGCATCATGTGGCGCAAAGACGGCAACGCCGTACAACTCATCTACTTTATGGGGCAAGAGTCCGTATACGGTGACGATTTCAAGTGGAATCTGAACGGCACCATCCCGCAAAAGGTGTTCACCACCGGCACCTGGCACCGCATTGTAAACAAAGTAAGTATGAATACCATCGCCTCTCCCGGCAACGGCGACAAGAACGGCCGCGTACAAACCTGGCTTGACGGCGAACTCGTATTGGACGTGGATACCCTCAGGCTCCGCGACTACGACACCGTGAAGGTCGACAAGTTCTACCTCTCCACATTCCACGGCGGAAGCAGCGCCGAATGGGCCCCCACCCACGACTGCTTTATACGCTACGACAACTTCACCGTATCTACCGATTCCATCGCCGTGACGGCAAGCGCGACCACTGCGGACTCAAGCGTCCGCGATACCAGCGACGTTGAGCGAATTTGGGCGCAGACACAAAACCGCGCCACAATTGTCCCTGTTGAAACCTACAGAATTGACGGCACCCTCGTCGGCCGCAAAAACACCCACCCCGACGCCACCACGCACCAGCTCAAGAACGGGAAACGGGTGAAAGTCGGGAGGTAG